A DNA window from Sphingopyxis macrogoltabida contains the following coding sequences:
- a CDS encoding DNA alkylation repair protein, translating into MADDTPAPLLKDILGPQALTIIADAGADVSPLFDRAAFLAAASDGLGTLSIMERVRHIADALHAALPGDYDAALDVLRAMAPRLTHGFQAVALAEYVARYGLDHFAASMDALAELTRFGTAEFAIRPFLAQDAGRTLAVMAGWAASDDEHVRRLASEGCRPRLPWAARVPALKADPTLAAPILEMLKADPSLYVRKSVANHLNDIAKDRPDWLLGRLAGWPIDNGHTVWIVRHALRTLIKQGDPRALALIGVRHGAAVAVRRFAVEPQAVRLGDTLSIGAELRSTAREAQRLVVDYRIHYARAGGKAGAKVFKLRTFDLAAGADAALAIRQVIRDFSTRRHYPGRHDVELIVNGETMARAAFDILPPD; encoded by the coding sequence ATACCCCCGCCCCGCTGCTGAAGGACATCCTCGGCCCGCAGGCTTTGACGATCATCGCCGATGCGGGGGCGGACGTTTCGCCGCTTTTCGATCGCGCGGCCTTCCTTGCCGCCGCGTCGGACGGGCTGGGCACGCTGTCGATCATGGAGCGGGTGCGGCATATCGCCGATGCGCTCCATGCCGCGCTTCCCGGCGACTATGACGCGGCGCTGGATGTGCTGCGCGCGATGGCGCCGCGGCTGACGCACGGCTTCCAGGCGGTGGCGCTCGCCGAATATGTCGCGCGATACGGCCTCGATCATTTCGCCGCGTCGATGGATGCGCTTGCCGAGCTGACGCGCTTCGGCACCGCCGAGTTTGCGATCCGGCCCTTCCTGGCGCAGGACGCCGGCCGGACGCTCGCCGTCATGGCCGGGTGGGCGGCGAGCGACGACGAGCATGTCCGCCGCCTCGCCAGCGAAGGTTGCCGGCCGCGGCTGCCGTGGGCGGCACGCGTCCCGGCGCTCAAGGCCGATCCGACGCTGGCGGCGCCGATCCTCGAGATGCTGAAGGCCGACCCCAGCCTTTATGTCCGCAAGTCGGTCGCGAACCATCTCAACGATATTGCGAAGGACCGGCCCGACTGGCTGCTGGGCCGCCTCGCAGGCTGGCCCATCGACAATGGGCATACGGTCTGGATCGTCCGCCACGCGCTGCGCACGCTGATCAAGCAGGGCGATCCGCGGGCGCTGGCCTTGATCGGGGTGCGGCATGGCGCCGCCGTCGCGGTGCGCCGCTTTGCGGTCGAACCGCAGGCGGTGCGGCTTGGCGATACGCTGTCGATCGGCGCCGAACTGCGCTCGACCGCGCGCGAGGCGCAGCGGCTGGTGGTCGATTACCGCATCCATTATGCTCGCGCCGGCGGGAAGGCCGGCGCGAAGGTCTTCAAGCTCAGAACGTTCGACCTTGCCGCCGGTGCCGACGCGGCGCTGGCGATCCGGCAGGTCATTCGCGATTTCAGCACCCGCCGCCACTATCCGGGCCGGCACGACGTCGAACTGATCGTCAATGGCGAGACGATGGCCCGCGCGGCTTTCGATATCCTGCCGCCGGACTGA
- a CDS encoding DUF3325 domain-containing protein — protein MIHLALLLLTAASLACLCAGIARHQSALFGRALPAGQSRLLKRAGWAMLAIAAVLACAVLGSGYGLVEALGFASLGGFAAMALLARANRQRGRR, from the coding sequence ATGATCCACCTCGCGCTCCTCCTCTTGACCGCGGCCAGCCTCGCCTGCCTGTGCGCCGGCATCGCGCGGCATCAATCGGCGCTGTTCGGGCGCGCGTTGCCGGCAGGGCAAAGCCGGCTGCTCAAACGCGCCGGATGGGCAATGCTGGCGATCGCGGCCGTCCTTGCCTGCGCCGTCCTCGGTTCGGGCTACGGGCTGGTCGAGGCGCTCGGCTTCGCCAGCCTCGGCGGCTTCGCCGCGATGGCGCTGCTCGCGCGCGCGAACCGGCAGCGCGGACGGCGCTGA
- a CDS encoding PepSY-associated TM helix domain-containing protein, with protein sequence MKGGLRQSMAWLHTWTGLVLGWLLYAIFVTGTSAYFQEETTQWMTPEIGSIAVDSDKSYAAAADWLARKAPGATEWSIYRAGQRAPGLQLYWANGPDAPADAPTEARLDRQGREVTARDTRGGYFLYRFHYDLHYINWFWARWLVGIAAMAMLVAILSGIVTHKKIIADYFMLRLGKGQRSWLDVHNASSVLFLPFILMITYTGLVSLATHYMPWGIAANYADTDKFYAAAFPYPDPPEKSGPAPLAPVGPMVAAAERQWGTAAGGVRILNPGDRSAQVIVSSGVDNSLSARPRSLTFDGVTGRVVGRHDPSGAATTTEGVMIGLHAGRYAQPVLRWLYLLSGLAGCVMVASGLILWTVKRRARLADPDKPHFGFRLVEKLNIGAIVGLPLGIAVYFLANRLLPVALAGRADREIDSLFLAWLAVFVWAAVRPPQRAWAETTAATTALFAAVPVVNALTTDRGLFASVAAGEWIFAGFDLAMLVLAAGFWTAHRRIVRRAADQTPRRRRRDAAPA encoded by the coding sequence GTGAAGGGCGGATTGCGGCAATCGATGGCGTGGCTCCACACCTGGACGGGGCTGGTCCTCGGCTGGCTGCTCTATGCCATTTTCGTCACCGGCACCTCGGCCTATTTCCAGGAAGAGACCACCCAGTGGATGACGCCCGAGATCGGCAGCATCGCGGTCGACAGCGACAAAAGCTATGCCGCGGCGGCGGACTGGCTCGCGCGCAAGGCGCCGGGTGCGACCGAATGGTCGATCTATCGCGCCGGCCAGCGCGCGCCGGGCCTGCAACTCTATTGGGCGAACGGCCCCGACGCCCCCGCCGACGCGCCGACCGAGGCGCGGCTCGACCGGCAGGGCCGCGAAGTGACGGCGCGCGATACGCGCGGCGGCTATTTCCTGTACCGCTTCCATTACGACCTGCATTACATCAACTGGTTTTGGGCACGGTGGCTGGTCGGGATCGCCGCGATGGCGATGCTGGTGGCGATCCTTTCGGGCATCGTCACGCACAAGAAGATCATCGCCGACTATTTCATGCTGCGGCTGGGCAAGGGGCAGCGGAGCTGGCTCGACGTCCATAATGCGTCGAGCGTGCTGTTCCTGCCCTTCATCCTGATGATCACCTATACCGGCCTCGTGTCGCTGGCGACGCACTATATGCCGTGGGGGATCGCGGCCAATTATGCCGACACCGACAAATTCTACGCCGCCGCCTTCCCCTATCCCGATCCGCCCGAAAAGAGCGGCCCCGCCCCCCTCGCGCCGGTCGGACCGATGGTCGCGGCGGCCGAACGGCAGTGGGGCACCGCGGCGGGCGGCGTGCGCATCCTCAACCCCGGCGACCGCAGCGCGCAGGTGATCGTATCGAGCGGCGTCGATAACAGCCTGTCGGCGCGGCCGCGTTCGCTGACTTTCGACGGCGTCACCGGGCGGGTGGTCGGCCGGCATGACCCGTCGGGCGCCGCGACGACCACCGAAGGGGTGATGATCGGCCTCCATGCCGGCCGCTATGCACAGCCGGTGCTGCGCTGGCTTTACCTGCTGTCGGGCCTTGCCGGCTGCGTGATGGTCGCGTCGGGGCTGATATTGTGGACGGTCAAGCGGCGCGCCCGGCTGGCCGATCCCGACAAGCCGCATTTCGGGTTCCGGCTGGTCGAGAAACTCAACATCGGCGCGATCGTCGGACTGCCGCTCGGCATCGCCGTCTATTTCCTTGCCAACCGCCTGCTTCCCGTCGCGCTTGCCGGCCGCGCCGACCGCGAGATCGACAGCCTTTTCCTCGCCTGGCTCGCGGTTTTCGTCTGGGCCGCGGTGCGCCCGCCGCAACGCGCCTGGGCCGAAACGACGGCGGCGACCACAGCGCTGTTCGCTGCCGTCCCCGTCGTCAACGCGCTGACCACCGACCGCGGCCTGTTCGCCAGCGTCGCGGCGGGGGAATGGATATTCGCCGGCTTCGACCTCGCGATGCTCGTCCTCGCCGCAGGCTTCTGGACCGCGCATCGCCGGATCGTCCGGCGCGCCGCGGACCAAACCCCGCGCCGCCGCCGCCGGGACGCTGCCCCGGCATGA